A window of Streptomyces armeniacus contains these coding sequences:
- the alc gene encoding allantoicase has translation MTSAPDLQSAPPYAGGDPYADYRPAPADVPFADLADLADRRLGAGVLAANDEFFAERENLLRTEPARFDPHAFGHKGKIMDGWETRRRRGPSGDAPHPGADEHDWALVRLGAPGVVRGVVVDTAHFRGNHPREVSVEAAALPGTPGTDELLADSVRWTELVPRTPVRGHAANVFPVSAERRWTHLRLAQYPDGGVARLRVHGEAVPDPEWLRLLGTYDLVSVLNGGVVEDASDRFFSPQRNMILPDRSRKMEDGWESRRRRDTAHDWARFRLAGHAAIRAVELDTGYYLGNAAGWAALSASEDGGRTWTEFLPRTPLRPDSVHRFPLAAPVTATHVRLDTFPDGGVARLRLHGGLTEDGRTELARRFGRLTEA, from the coding sequence GTGACCAGCGCCCCCGACCTCCAGTCCGCGCCCCCGTACGCCGGCGGCGACCCGTACGCCGACTACCGCCCCGCCCCCGCCGACGTCCCCTTCGCCGACCTCGCCGACCTGGCGGACCGCCGCCTCGGCGCGGGCGTGCTCGCGGCGAACGACGAGTTCTTCGCGGAGCGCGAGAACCTGCTGCGCACCGAGCCCGCCCGGTTTGACCCGCATGCTTTCGGCCACAAGGGCAAGATCATGGACGGCTGGGAGACCCGCCGCAGGCGCGGCCCCTCCGGCGACGCCCCGCACCCCGGCGCGGACGAGCACGACTGGGCGCTCGTACGGCTCGGCGCGCCCGGCGTCGTACGGGGTGTCGTCGTGGACACCGCGCACTTCCGCGGCAACCACCCGAGGGAGGTGTCCGTCGAGGCCGCCGCGCTGCCCGGCACCCCCGGCACGGACGAGCTGCTGGCGGACTCGGTGCGCTGGACGGAGCTCGTTCCGCGCACGCCCGTACGCGGTCACGCCGCCAACGTCTTCCCCGTCAGCGCCGAGCGCCGCTGGACGCATCTGCGGCTCGCGCAGTACCCGGACGGCGGCGTCGCGCGCCTCCGTGTGCACGGCGAGGCCGTACCGGATCCGGAGTGGCTGCGGCTGCTGGGCACGTACGACCTGGTGTCCGTGCTGAACGGCGGCGTGGTGGAGGACGCGTCGGACCGGTTCTTCTCACCGCAGCGCAACATGATCCTGCCGGACCGGTCGCGGAAGATGGAGGACGGCTGGGAGAGCCGCCGCCGCAGGGACACCGCGCACGACTGGGCGCGCTTCCGGCTGGCGGGCCACGCCGCGATCCGCGCCGTGGAGCTGGACACCGGCTACTACCTGGGGAACGCGGCGGGCTGGGCCGCGCTGTCCGCTTCGGAGGACGGCGGCCGTACGTGGACGGAGTTCCTGCCCCGCACCCCGCTCCGGCCCGACAGCGTGCACCGCTTCCCGCTCGCGGCGCCGGTGACGGCCACGCACGTGCGCCTCGACACGTTCCCCGACGGAGGCGTCGCCCGGCTGCGGCTGCACGGCGGCCTCACGGAGGACGGCCGTACGGAGCTCGCGCGCCGCTTCGGCCGGCTGACGGAGGCGTGA
- a CDS encoding LysR family transcriptional regulator: MTDWDLKKLRILRKLAEVGTVTATAEALYMTPSAVSQQLAGLSRQLGVTLLEAEGRRVRLTPAAELLLRHTDAVFTGLERADAALAGHLRGETGTVRVGAFSTAIPALVVPAVTALRRDRPGLTVSVREAEAAEAYELLTRGAVDLALSLAAHPPAEPEAGAAFRRFSLHTDPLDVALPADHPLASVRELRLADLAHEPWIYGHSGPWSEITTTVCEAAGFAPVQAHAAADWRAILALVGAGMGVALVPRMAVVEPGEAVALRVLDADRPHRHVVAGVRRGAEEWPALDRTVDALRAVRLG; this comes from the coding sequence CTGACCGACTGGGACCTCAAGAAGCTCCGCATCCTGCGGAAGCTCGCCGAGGTCGGGACGGTGACCGCCACCGCGGAGGCGCTGTACATGACGCCCTCCGCGGTGTCCCAGCAGCTGGCCGGTCTCAGTCGCCAGCTCGGCGTCACGCTGCTGGAGGCCGAGGGGCGCCGCGTACGGCTCACCCCCGCCGCCGAACTGCTGCTGCGCCACACCGACGCCGTCTTCACCGGGCTGGAGCGCGCCGACGCCGCGCTCGCCGGGCACCTGCGGGGCGAGACGGGCACCGTACGGGTCGGCGCCTTCAGTACCGCCATCCCCGCGCTGGTCGTACCCGCCGTCACGGCCCTGCGCCGCGACCGTCCGGGCCTCACGGTGTCCGTACGGGAGGCGGAGGCCGCCGAGGCGTACGAACTGCTCACCCGCGGCGCCGTCGATCTCGCGCTCTCGCTCGCCGCGCACCCGCCGGCGGAGCCGGAGGCCGGTGCGGCGTTCCGCCGCTTCTCCCTGCACACCGACCCGCTCGACGTGGCGCTCCCGGCGGACCATCCGCTGGCGTCCGTACGGGAGTTGCGGCTCGCCGACCTCGCGCACGAGCCGTGGATCTACGGCCACAGCGGCCCGTGGTCCGAGATCACCACGACCGTCTGCGAGGCCGCGGGCTTCGCGCCCGTACAGGCGCACGCCGCCGCCGACTGGCGGGCCATCCTCGCGCTCGTCGGGGCGGGCATGGGGGTCGCGCTGGTGCCGCGGATGGCCGTCGTCGAACCCGGCGAGGCGGTGGCGCTGCGCGTGCTGGACGCCGACCGCCCGCACCGGCACGTGGTGGCGGGGGTACGGCGAGGGGCGGAGGAGTGGCCGGCCCTGGACCGTACGGTCGACGCGCTGCGGGCCGTACGGCTCGGCTGA
- a CDS encoding NCS1 family nucleobase:cation symporter-1, with product MTALDERSPVDPSDTTSAGLYTYDLAPTKKDGRSWGAYNVFTLWANDVHSLGNYAFAIGLFALGLNVWGILVAFALASVLLFLLLTLSGFMGHKTGVPFPVMSRIAFGIKGAKIPAGVRGAVAIAWFGIQTYLASAVLSALLVAMFPGMRSLDDNSLLGQSTLGWLTFLVLWALQIVIVSYGMQMIRRYMAFAAPTTLITMCALAVWMFIRADGSISLSVDDPLSGGEMWLQILEGAALWVVIYGTFVLNFCDFTRSARSRSSIVRGNVTGIPVNMLFFALIVVVLSGAQFKLDGHVITSPSDIVRTIPNMLLLALASLALIALTVAVNLLANFVAPIYALVDLFPQRLNFRRAGLVTGVLGLVITPWNLYNSPVVVNYFLGGLGALLGPLFGVIMADYWLLRRSRVNVPDLYTEDAQGEYHYTSGYNPRAVAAFVPSAAAAVVLALVPFFEDVAGFSWFIGAVLGAVLYAIIADRSRTGRDVDGEAIAVAAE from the coding sequence ATGACTGCCCTGGATGAGCGGTCGCCCGTGGACCCCAGCGACACCACCAGCGCTGGCCTGTACACGTACGACCTCGCCCCGACGAAGAAGGACGGCCGCAGCTGGGGCGCCTACAACGTCTTCACGCTGTGGGCCAACGACGTCCACAGCCTCGGCAACTACGCGTTCGCCATCGGCCTCTTCGCGCTCGGACTGAACGTGTGGGGCATCCTCGTCGCCTTCGCGCTCGCGTCCGTGCTGCTGTTCCTGCTGCTGACGCTGTCCGGGTTCATGGGGCACAAGACGGGCGTCCCCTTCCCCGTCATGAGCCGCATCGCGTTCGGCATCAAGGGGGCGAAGATCCCGGCAGGCGTACGGGGCGCCGTGGCCATCGCCTGGTTCGGCATCCAGACGTATCTCGCCTCGGCCGTCCTCAGCGCGCTGCTCGTGGCCATGTTCCCGGGGATGCGGAGCCTGGACGACAACTCCCTGCTCGGGCAGTCCACCCTCGGCTGGCTCACCTTCCTCGTCCTGTGGGCGCTGCAGATCGTCATCGTCAGCTACGGCATGCAGATGATCCGGCGGTACATGGCCTTCGCGGCGCCCACCACCCTGATCACGATGTGCGCGCTGGCGGTCTGGATGTTCATACGCGCGGACGGCTCGATCTCGCTGTCCGTCGACGACCCGCTGTCCGGCGGCGAGATGTGGCTGCAGATCCTCGAGGGCGCCGCGCTGTGGGTCGTCATCTACGGGACCTTCGTACTGAACTTCTGCGACTTCACCCGCTCCGCCAGGAGCCGCAGCTCCATCGTCCGCGGGAACGTGACCGGCATCCCCGTGAACATGCTGTTCTTCGCGCTCATCGTGGTGGTGCTCAGCGGCGCCCAGTTCAAGCTCGACGGGCACGTCATCACCAGCCCGTCGGACATCGTCCGGACCATCCCGAACATGCTCCTGCTGGCGCTGGCCTCCCTCGCGCTGATCGCCCTGACGGTGGCGGTGAACCTGCTGGCCAACTTCGTCGCGCCCATCTACGCGCTGGTCGACCTCTTCCCGCAGCGGCTGAACTTCCGCCGGGCCGGTCTCGTCACCGGAGTCCTGGGCCTGGTGATCACCCCCTGGAACCTCTACAACAGCCCCGTCGTCGTCAACTACTTCCTCGGCGGGCTCGGCGCCCTGCTCGGCCCGCTGTTCGGCGTGATCATGGCCGACTACTGGCTGCTGCGCAGGTCCCGCGTCAACGTGCCCGACCTCTACACCGAGGACGCGCAGGGCGAATACCACTACACCAGCGGCTACAACCCGCGCGCCGTCGCCGCCTTCGTACCCAGCGCCGCAGCCGCCGTCGTCCTCGCCCTGGTGCCGTTCTTCGAGGACGTGGCCGGCTTCTCCTGGTTCATCGGCGCCGTCCTCGGCGCCGTGCTGTACGCGATCATCGCGGACCGCAGCCGGACGGGCCGCGACGTGGACGGCGAGGCCATCGCCGTCGCCGCCGAGTGA
- a CDS encoding aspartate/glutamate racemase family protein, whose product MRVLVVNVNTTRSITDSIGAQAASAAAPGTEIVPLTPAFGAESVEGNYESYLAAVAVMEAVRAYPEPYDAVIQAGYGEHGREGLQELLDVPVVDITEAAASTAQFLGRTYSVVTSLDRTVPLIEERLRAAGLHTRCASVRASGLAVLALEQDEKAAVDAIAEQAARAVAEDRAEVVCLGCGGMSGLTERVVERTGVPVVDGVTAAVKIAESLVALGLSTSKIRTYAPPRPKTIRNWPPPPAR is encoded by the coding sequence ATGCGCGTCCTCGTCGTCAACGTCAACACCACGCGGTCCATCACCGACTCGATCGGTGCGCAGGCGGCCTCCGCGGCCGCCCCGGGCACCGAGATCGTGCCGCTGACACCCGCCTTCGGCGCGGAGTCCGTCGAGGGCAACTACGAGAGCTACCTCGCCGCCGTCGCGGTGATGGAGGCCGTACGCGCCTACCCCGAGCCGTACGACGCCGTGATCCAGGCCGGCTACGGCGAGCACGGCCGGGAAGGGCTCCAGGAGTTGCTCGACGTACCGGTCGTGGACATCACCGAGGCCGCCGCGAGCACCGCCCAGTTCCTCGGCCGCACCTACTCCGTCGTCACCAGTCTCGACCGTACGGTCCCGCTGATCGAGGAGCGCCTCCGCGCGGCCGGGCTGCACACCCGGTGCGCCTCCGTACGCGCCAGCGGGCTCGCCGTACTCGCCCTGGAGCAGGACGAGAAGGCCGCCGTCGACGCCATCGCCGAACAGGCCGCCCGCGCCGTGGCGGAGGACCGGGCGGAGGTGGTGTGCCTGGGCTGCGGCGGCATGTCCGGGCTGACGGAACGCGTGGTGGAGCGCACCGGGGTCCCCGTCGTCGACGGCGTGACCGCCGCCGTGAAGATCGCCGAGTCCCTCGTCGCCCTCGGCCTGTCCACGTCCAAGATCCGCACCTACGCGCCGCCGCGGCCCAAGACGATCCGCAACTGGCCGCCGCCACCGGCCCGTTGA
- the malQ gene encoding 4-alpha-glucanotransferase produces the protein MGRLARLAAAHGVCTSYEPVAGQRVDVPDDSVVAVLAALGVDASTPHAVREALAQHERDSLRLLPHTVVLRAESAQSTLPALPEGTVLRVDTESGGTHDWGPGAPLPLGAHTLRARAPDGRAAHAALLVVPDRVRGPGGRGADGRGFGLLTQLYSLLSERSWGMGDLGDLGELAAWSGRAHGADFVQLGPLHAAVPAAEPGAPTDPSPYRPSTRRFPDPVHLRIEAVPEYALLTGDARRQAGELLERAGQLRDAVLRKEAHIDRDAVWELKLAALELIRQVPLGPGRRAAYCDFLAERGESLEDHATWCALAELHGPDWRAWPAGLDDPRSLRTARVRGELMDRVDFHSWLAWLTDEQLAGAQRAAREAGMAVGLVHDLAVGVHPHGADSWAQQDVFAAGMSVGAPPDAFNPHGQDWGLPPWRPDALARHGYAPYREVLAGLLRHSGALRIDHVMGLFRLWWVPEGRPPTEGAYVRYDAEAMLGALALEAHRAGAAVIGEDLGTVEPGVREELAARGVLGTSVLWFERDYARAAETRTAAASGTEPKSGTASASDTAPADGGERNGHAAEPRPLPPEDWRAGCLATATTHDLPPVAARLSGSHVELRERLGMLERPLLAEQSADAVETAGWLGLFHRLGLLPEGAGDEEAEIKAVHRFLVRTPARMLGVWLPDTVGDRRPQNVPGTCREYPNWRLPVADADGTPLSLEDLAASPRVHALLDELRRGLDVPPNTP, from the coding sequence ATGGGCCGCCTCGCGCGGCTCGCCGCGGCGCACGGTGTATGCACGTCGTACGAGCCCGTGGCCGGGCAGCGCGTCGACGTCCCCGACGACTCCGTCGTCGCCGTGCTCGCCGCCCTGGGCGTGGACGCGTCCACGCCGCACGCCGTGCGCGAGGCGCTGGCACAGCACGAGCGGGACTCCCTGCGGCTGCTGCCGCACACCGTCGTCTTACGCGCCGAGTCCGCGCAGAGCACGCTCCCCGCACTCCCCGAGGGCACCGTCCTGCGGGTCGACACGGAGAGCGGCGGCACGCACGACTGGGGCCCCGGCGCCCCGCTGCCCCTCGGCGCCCACACGCTGCGCGCGCGGGCCCCCGACGGCCGCGCCGCGCACGCCGCACTGCTCGTCGTCCCGGACCGGGTCCGCGGGCCCGGCGGCCGCGGTGCGGACGGCCGCGGCTTCGGCCTGCTCACCCAGCTCTATTCGCTGCTGTCCGAGCGCTCCTGGGGCATGGGCGACCTCGGTGACCTGGGCGAGCTCGCGGCCTGGTCGGGCCGCGCGCACGGCGCGGACTTCGTCCAGCTCGGCCCGCTGCACGCGGCGGTGCCCGCTGCCGAGCCGGGCGCGCCCACCGACCCGTCCCCGTACAGACCCTCCACGCGGCGCTTCCCCGACCCCGTACATCTGCGGATCGAGGCCGTCCCCGAGTACGCGCTGCTGACCGGCGACGCGCGGCGGCAGGCCGGCGAGCTGCTCGAACGGGCCGGCCAACTGCGCGACGCCGTCCTCCGCAAGGAGGCGCACATCGACCGGGACGCGGTGTGGGAGCTGAAGCTGGCGGCGCTGGAGCTGATCCGGCAGGTCCCGCTCGGGCCCGGCCGCCGCGCGGCGTACTGCGACTTCCTCGCCGAGCGCGGCGAGTCCCTGGAGGACCACGCCACCTGGTGCGCCCTCGCCGAGTTGCACGGCCCCGACTGGCGCGCGTGGCCCGCGGGCCTGGACGACCCGCGGTCGCTGCGTACGGCGCGGGTGCGCGGCGAGCTCATGGACCGCGTCGACTTCCACAGCTGGCTGGCCTGGCTCACCGACGAGCAGCTGGCCGGTGCCCAGCGGGCGGCGCGCGAGGCGGGCATGGCCGTCGGACTCGTCCACGACCTGGCCGTGGGCGTGCACCCGCACGGCGCGGACAGCTGGGCGCAGCAGGACGTATTCGCCGCCGGCATGTCGGTCGGCGCGCCGCCGGACGCGTTCAACCCGCACGGCCAGGACTGGGGCCTGCCGCCCTGGCGGCCCGACGCGCTGGCCCGCCACGGTTACGCGCCGTACCGCGAGGTGCTCGCCGGGCTGCTGCGGCACAGCGGCGCGCTCCGCATCGACCACGTCATGGGCCTCTTCCGGCTGTGGTGGGTCCCGGAGGGCCGCCCGCCGACGGAGGGCGCGTACGTCCGGTACGACGCGGAGGCCATGCTCGGCGCCCTCGCGCTGGAGGCGCACCGGGCGGGGGCCGCCGTGATAGGCGAGGACCTGGGCACGGTCGAGCCGGGCGTACGGGAGGAGCTGGCCGCGCGCGGGGTGCTCGGCACGTCGGTGCTGTGGTTCGAACGGGACTACGCGCGCGCGGCGGAGACCCGTACGGCAGCCGCGTCCGGTACGGAGCCGAAGTCCGGTACGGCGTCTGCGTCGGATACGGCTCCTGCGGACGGTGGCGAGCGGAACGGCCACGCCGCCGAGCCGCGCCCGCTGCCGCCCGAAGATTGGCGCGCCGGCTGCCTGGCCACCGCCACCACGCACGACCTGCCGCCCGTGGCGGCGCGGCTGTCCGGCAGCCATGTCGAGCTGCGCGAACGGCTCGGCATGCTGGAACGCCCCCTGCTCGCCGAGCAGTCGGCCGACGCTGTGGAGACGGCGGGTTGGCTCGGCCTGTTCCACCGGCTCGGGCTGCTGCCGGAGGGCGCGGGGGACGAGGAGGCCGAGATCAAGGCGGTGCACCGGTTCCTGGTCCGTACGCCGGCCCGCATGCTCGGCGTCTGGCTGCCGGACACGGTGGGCGACCGGCGCCCGCAGAACGTGCCGGGCACCTGCCGGGAGTACCCGAACTGGCGGCTGCCGGTCGCCGACGCGGACGGCACCCCGCTGTCGCTGGAGGACCTCGCCGCGTCGCCGCGCGTGCACGCGCTCCTCGACGAGCTGCGCAGAGGGCTCGACGTGCCGCCGAACACGCCCTAG
- a CDS encoding beta-N-acetylglucosaminidase domain-containing protein yields MRRAGATALVAAFVGGLLSGAPAAQAAPPGDGASDTPDDEKAGRTDVPPVWPRPQALRARGADVPLGTEATLVSDGDADPYALAAVRGMLRDAGVRTVHEARPGDRLPEGGPVFRVGTEAAEGALRALRAPERDDLPSGGYRLAAGRAGGRATVALSGVGDDGLFHAAQTLRQLITDRREGAEDAEGAEGGTGGKVVPGVVIRDWPTTSVRGVTEGFYGQPWSQQERLDHLDFLGRTKQNRYLYAPGTDPYRQATRWRDPYPAAQRADFRELAQHAAHNHVVLGWAVSPGQGLCFSSAGDRKALLRKLDAMHALGVRAFQLQFDDVSYDEWHCDGDAEKYGTGPEAAAEAQAELTNAVAAHLKARHGGAGSPVPLSVLPTEFYQEGRTAYRKALSRALADGVEVAWTGVGVVPRTITGGELADVRGAFPGHPVVTMDNYPVNDYAPGRLFLGPYRGRQPAVATGSAAVLANAMAQPTASRIPLFTAADYAWNPRDYQPGESWKAAVDDLAGPDRRTRAAVHALAGNDASSILGGDESAYLRPAIRDFWTAYGDGTLGSAAAADDLRAAFRTMRHAPERVPAGLGREARPWLRQLALLGEAGERSVDMLAAQAAGDGGAAWAAQLDVRRLRDEAAKSSVTVGKGVLKEFVDRALKAGDDWTGVRKNAFGSERPHGGPTARPGSPLEAAVDGDTGSAYRAGAPPVTELPARGRGEIPAPPDGLTVGLPRARSLAAVTVLTGPAADGGATRADIEAHVPGEGWQRIGRLSESGSTEAAAHGLRADALRLRWSAGSDAPVVHEITPWYADTPDASLALSRDDTYASIGGGPAEVAVRLTAQRPVEVRGRLKAEAPEGFTVRAPSRVTVPRGGTAEVPLRVTAGPEVRPGTYEVPVSFGDERRTLTVRAFPAVGGPDLARSAEAASSGDETPDFPAPHVNDGKAHTRWSSPAEDGAWVQLELARPARVGEVRLHWQDAYAAGYRVQVSPDGRRWRTAATVRDGAGGRETVRMDAPADTRFVRVQGDKRATRFGYSLWSVEVYAVREEKREEKDVKKEPEKQEPGKQGQDGER; encoded by the coding sequence GTGCGCCGTGCGGGCGCGACCGCGCTCGTCGCCGCCTTCGTCGGCGGCCTCCTCAGCGGCGCGCCCGCGGCGCAGGCGGCGCCGCCCGGGGACGGCGCGTCCGACACCCCGGACGACGAGAAGGCGGGCCGGACCGACGTGCCGCCGGTGTGGCCGCGCCCGCAGGCGCTGCGGGCACGCGGCGCGGACGTGCCGCTGGGCACGGAGGCGACGCTGGTCTCGGACGGGGACGCCGACCCGTACGCCCTGGCCGCCGTACGCGGAATGCTGCGCGACGCGGGGGTGCGTACGGTGCACGAGGCGCGGCCCGGTGACCGGCTGCCGGAGGGCGGTCCCGTGTTCCGGGTGGGCACCGAAGCGGCCGAGGGCGCGTTGCGCGCGCTGCGCGCCCCCGAACGCGACGATCTGCCGTCCGGCGGCTACCGCCTCGCCGCCGGCCGGGCCGGCGGGCGCGCCACCGTGGCGCTCTCGGGCGTCGGCGACGACGGCCTGTTCCACGCCGCGCAGACGCTCCGCCAGCTGATCACCGACAGACGCGAGGGCGCAGAGGACGCCGAGGGCGCCGAGGGCGGCACCGGGGGCAAGGTGGTCCCCGGCGTCGTCATACGGGACTGGCCCACCACCTCCGTACGCGGCGTGACCGAGGGCTTCTACGGACAGCCCTGGTCTCAGCAGGAACGCCTCGACCACCTCGACTTCCTGGGCCGCACCAAGCAGAACCGCTACCTCTACGCGCCCGGCACCGACCCGTACCGCCAGGCCACCCGCTGGCGCGACCCCTATCCGGCCGCCCAGCGCGCCGACTTCCGCGAGCTCGCGCAGCACGCCGCGCACAACCACGTGGTGCTCGGCTGGGCGGTCTCGCCGGGCCAGGGGCTGTGCTTCTCCTCGGCGGGCGACCGCAAGGCGCTGCTGCGAAAGCTGGACGCGATGCACGCGCTGGGCGTACGGGCGTTCCAGCTGCAGTTCGACGACGTCAGCTACGACGAGTGGCACTGTGACGGCGACGCCGAGAAGTACGGCACCGGGCCCGAGGCCGCCGCCGAGGCGCAGGCCGAGCTGACCAACGCGGTGGCCGCGCACCTCAAGGCACGGCACGGCGGGGCCGGGTCGCCGGTGCCGCTGTCCGTGCTGCCGACGGAGTTCTACCAGGAGGGCAGGACCGCGTACCGCAAGGCGCTGTCCCGCGCCCTGGCCGACGGCGTGGAGGTGGCCTGGACGGGCGTCGGCGTGGTGCCGCGCACCATCACCGGCGGTGAACTGGCCGACGTACGCGGCGCGTTCCCCGGCCACCCCGTGGTCACGATGGACAACTACCCGGTCAACGACTACGCCCCCGGGCGCCTCTTCCTCGGCCCCTACCGCGGCCGGCAGCCCGCCGTCGCCACCGGTTCCGCGGCCGTCCTCGCCAATGCGATGGCGCAGCCCACGGCGTCCCGCATCCCGCTGTTCACGGCCGCCGACTACGCCTGGAACCCGCGCGACTACCAGCCGGGCGAGTCCTGGAAGGCCGCCGTCGACGACCTGGCCGGCCCGGACCGGCGGACCCGCGCGGCGGTCCACGCGCTCGCCGGGAACGACGCGTCGTCCATCCTCGGCGGCGACGAGTCGGCGTATCTGCGGCCCGCGATCCGGGACTTCTGGACGGCGTACGGCGACGGCACCCTCGGCAGCGCCGCCGCGGCGGACGACCTGCGCGCGGCGTTCCGTACGATGCGGCACGCCCCGGAGCGCGTCCCCGCCGGGCTCGGCCGCGAAGCGCGGCCCTGGCTGCGGCAGTTGGCGCTGCTGGGCGAGGCCGGCGAACGGTCCGTCGACATGCTCGCGGCCCAGGCCGCGGGCGACGGCGGCGCCGCGTGGGCGGCGCAGCTGGACGTACGGCGGCTGCGCGACGAGGCGGCCAAGAGCTCCGTGACGGTGGGCAAGGGCGTGCTCAAGGAGTTCGTGGACCGCGCGCTGAAGGCCGGCGACGACTGGACGGGCGTACGGAAGAACGCGTTCGGCAGCGAGCGGCCGCACGGCGGCCCCACCGCCCGCCCCGGCTCCCCGCTGGAGGCGGCCGTGGACGGCGATACGGGCAGCGCGTACCGCGCCGGCGCCCCGCCCGTCACCGAACTGCCCGCGCGCGGACGGGGCGAGATCCCGGCGCCGCCGGACGGCCTGACCGTCGGCCTGCCGCGGGCCCGTTCGCTGGCGGCGGTCACCGTGCTGACCGGCCCGGCCGCCGATGGGGGCGCAACCCGCGCCGACATCGAGGCGCACGTGCCGGGCGAGGGCTGGCAGCGGATCGGCAGGCTCTCGGAGAGCGGCTCGACCGAGGCGGCGGCGCACGGGCTGCGCGCGGACGCGCTGCGGCTTCGCTGGAGCGCGGGGTCGGACGCGCCGGTCGTGCACGAGATCACGCCCTGGTACGCCGACACCCCGGACGCCTCCCTCGCCCTGTCGCGCGACGACACGTACGCCTCCATCGGCGGCGGCCCCGCCGAGGTCGCCGTACGGCTGACCGCGCAGCGCCCCGTCGAGGTGCGGGGGCGGCTCAAGGCAGAGGCGCCGGAGGGGTTCACCGTACGGGCGCCGTCCCGCGTGACCGTGCCGCGCGGCGGCACCGCGGAGGTACCGCTGCGGGTGACGGCGGGCCCGGAGGTGCGGCCGGGGACGTACGAGGTGCCGGTCTCGTTCGGCGACGAGCGCCGCACCCTGACCGTACGGGCCTTCCCGGCCGTCGGCGGCCCGGACCTGGCGCGGTCGGCGGAGGCGGCCTCGTCGGGCGACGAGACGCCGGACTTCCCGGCGCCGCATGTCAACGACGGCAAGGCGCACACCCGTTGGTCCTCGCCCGCCGAGGACGGCGCGTGGGTGCAGCTGGAGCTGGCGCGCCCGG